In Misgurnus anguillicaudatus unplaced genomic scaffold, ASM2758022v2 HiC_scaffold_31, whole genome shotgun sequence, a single window of DNA contains:
- the LOC129453201 gene encoding myosin heavy chain, fast skeletal muscle, which yields MGDGEMECFGPAAVFLRKPERERIEAQNTPFDAKTAFFVTDPDEMYLKGTLVSKEGGKATVKTDSGKTTTVKEDEIFPRNPPKFDKIEDMAMMTHLNEPAVLFNLKERYAAWMIYTYSGLFCVTVNPYKWLPVYDTVVVNGYRGKKRIEAPPHIFSISDNAYQFMLTDRENQSVLITGESGAGKTVNTKRVIQYFATVGASSGAKKAEPVAGKMQGSLEDQIIAANPLLEAYGNAKTIRNDNSSRFGKFIRIHFGTTGKLASADIETYLLEKSRVTFQLSAERSYHIFYQLMTGHKPELIEALLITKNPYDYPMISQGEITVKSIDDVEEFIATDTAIDILGFNADEKMGIYKLTGAVMHHGNMKFKQKQREEQAEPDGTEVADKIAYLLGLNSADMLKALCFPRVKVGNEYVTKGQTVPQVNNSVSALCKSIYEKMFLWMVVRINEMLDTKQPRQFFIGVLDIAGFEIFDFNSLEQLCINFTNEKLQQFFNHHMFVLEQEEYKKEGIEWEFIDFGMDLAACIELIEKPMGIFSILEEECMFPKATDMSFKNKLHDQHLGKNQAFQKPKPAKGKAEAHFSLVHYAGTVDYNITGWLDKNKDPLNDSVVQLYQKSSVKLLCHLYVTHGAAEAEGGGKKGGKKKGGSFQTVSALFRENLGKLMSNLRSTHPHFVRCLIPNESKTPGLMENHLVIHQLRCNGVLEGIRICRKGFPSRILYGDFKQRYKVLNASVIPEGQFIDNKKASEKLLGSIDVDHTQYKFGHTKVFFKAGLLGTLEEMRDEKLASLVTMTQALCRGYVMRKEFVKMMERRESIYCIQYNIRSFVNVKHWPWMKLYFKIKPLLKSAETEKEMAAMKENYEKMKEDLAKALAKKKELEEKMVSLLQEKNDLQLQVASEADNLSDAEERCEGLIKSKIQLEAKLKESTERLEDEEEINAELTAKKRKLEDECSELKKDIDDLELTLAKVEKEKHATENKVKNLTEEMASQDESIAKLTKEKKALQEAHQQTLDDLQAEEDKVNTLTKAKTKLEQQVDDLEGSLEQEKKLRMDLERAKRKLEGDLKLTQESIMDLENDKQQSDEKIKKKDFEISQLLSKIEDEQSLGAQLQKKIKELQARIEELEEEIEAERAARAKVEKQRADLSRELEEISERLEEAGGATSAQIEMNKKREAEFQKLRRDLEESTLQHEATAAALRKKQADSVAELGEQIDNLQRVKQKLEKEKSEYKMEIDDLSSNMEAVAKSKGNLEKMCRTLEDQLSEIKAKNDENVRQLNDTSAQKARLATENGELARQLEEKEALVSQLTRGKQAFTQQIEELKRHVEEEVKAKNALAHAVQSARHDCDLLREQFEEEQEAKGELQRGMSKANSEVAQWRTKYETDAIQRTEELEEAKKKLAQRLQEAEESIEAVNSKCASLEKTKQRLLGEVEDLMIDVERANALAANLDKKQRNFDKVLAEWKQKYEEGQAELEGAQKEARSLSTELFKMKNSYEETLDHLETLKRENKNLQQEISDLTEQLGETGKSIHELEKAKKTVESEKAEIQTALEEAEGTLEHEESKIIRVQLELSQVKSEIDRKLAEKDEEIEQIKRNSQRVIDSMQSTLDSEVRSRNDALRVKKKMEGDLNEMEIQLSHANRQAAEAQKQLRNVQGQLKDAQLHLDEAIRGQEDMKEQAAMVERRNNLMQAEIEELRVALEQAERGRKVAEQELVDASERVGLLHSQNTSLINTKKKLESDLVQVQGEVDDSVQEARNAEEKAKKAITDAAMMAEELKKEQDTSAHLERMKKNLEVTVKDLQHRLDEAESLAMKGGKKQLQKLESRVRELESEVESEQRRSAEAVKGVRKYERRVKELTYQTEEDKKNVNRLQDLVDKLQLKVKAYKRQAEEAEEQANTHLSRYRKVQHEMEEAQERADIAESQVNKLRAKSRDIGKSKDEE from the exons ATGGGAGACGGTGAGATGGAGTGTTTTGGCCCGGCGGCCGTTTTCCTCCGCaaaccagagagagagaggatcgAGGCCCAGAACACCCCATTTGATGCCAAAACAGCCTTCTTTGTAACTGATCCAGATGAGATGTACCTGAAGGGTACTCTTGTTAGTAAAGAGGGTGGCAAAGCTACTGTCAAAACTGATTCTGGGAAG ACTACCACTGTCAAAGAAGATGAAATCTTTCCCAGGAATCCACCCAAGTTTGACAAAATTGAGGACATGGCCATGATGACCCACCTCAATGAGCCTGCTGTGCTGTTTAACCTCAAAGAGCGTTACGCAGCATGGATGATCTAT ACCTACTCTGGTTTGTTCTGCGTCACTGTCAATCCATACAAATGGCTGCCAGTGTACGATACAGTTGTTGTGAATGGTTACAGAGGCAAAAAGAGGATTGAAGCTCCACCCCACATCTTCTCCATCTCTGACAATGCCTACCAGTTCATGCTCACTG ATCGTGAGAACCAGTCTGTTCTGATTAC TGGAGAATCTGGTGCAGGAAAGACTGTGAACACAAAGCGTGTCATTCAGTACTTTGCAACCGTTGGTGCATCGTCTGGAGCCAAGAAGGCAGAACCTGTTGCTGGAAAAATGCAG GGCTCACTGGAGGATCAAATCATTGCAGCCAACCCCCTGCTGGAGGCTTATGGTAATGCCAAGACTATAAGAAACGACAACTCCTCTCGTTTT GGTAAATTCATCAGGATTCACTTTGGGACAACTGGCAAACTGGCCTCAGCTGATATTGAAACTT ATCTGCTGGAAAAGTCAAGAGTAACATTCCAGCTGTCTGCTGAGAGGAGCTATCACATCTTCTACCAGCTGATGACTGGACACAAACCAGAACTGATCG AGGCCTTGCTCATCACCAAAAATCCTTATGACTATCCAATGATCAGCCAGGGTGAAATCACTGTCAAGAGTATCGATGATGTGGAAGAGTTCATTGCCACAGAT ACTGCTATTGACATTCTGGGCTTCAATGCTGATGAGAAAATGGGCATCTACAAGCTGACAGGTGCTGTGATGcatcatggcaacatgaagttcaAGCAGAAGCAGAGAGAGGAGCAGGCTGAACCTGATGGCACTGAGG TGGCTGATAAAATCGCCTACCTCTTGGGCCTGAACTCTGCAGACATGCTGAAAGCTCTGTGTTTTCCCAGAGTAAAGGTCGGAAATGAATATGTGACCAAAGGCCAAACTGTACCACAG GTGAATAATTCAGTCAGCGCTCTATGCAAGTCAATTTATGAGAAAATGTTCTTGTGGATGGTCGTTCGTATCAATGAGATGTTGGACACAAAGCAGCCCAGACAGTTCTTCATTGGTGTGCTGGACATCGCTGGATTTGAGATCTTCGAT TTCAACAGCTTGGAGCAGCTCTGCATCAACTTCACCAATGAGAAACTGCAACAGTTTTTCAATCATCACATGTTTGTGCTGGAGCAAGAGGAGTACAAGAAAGAAGGCATTGAATGGGAGTTTATTGACTTTGGAATGGACTTGGCTGCCTGCATTGAGCTTATTGAGAAG CCAATGGGCATCTTCTCCATCCTTGAAGAGGAGTGCATGTTCCCCAAAGCCACAGACATGAGCTTCAAAAACAAGCTGCATGATCAGCATCTTGGCAAAAATCAAGCCTTCCAGAAGCCCAAACCTGCCAAAGGCAAGGCAGAGGCTCACTTCTCTCTAGTGCACTACGCCGGCACTGTTGACTATAACATTACTGGCTGGTTGGACAAGAACAAGGATCCACTAAATGACTCTGTTGTGCAACTCTATCAGAAGTCATCCGTCAAACTTCTGTGCCACCTGTATGTCACTCATGGAGCCGCTGAAG CTGAAGGTGGTGGAAAGAAGGGAGGAAAGAAGAAGGGTGGTTCCTTCCAGACAGTGTCTGCACTGTTTAGG gAGAACTTGGGCAAGCTGATGAGTAACCTGAGGAGCACTCACCCTCACTTTGTGCGTTGCTTGATTCCTAATGAGTCCAAGACTCCAG GTCTGATGGAGAACCACCTGGTTATCCATCAGTTAAGGTGTAATGGTGTGCTGGAGGGTATCAGAATCTGCAGGAAAGGTTTCCCCAGCAGAATCCTTTATGGTGACTTCAAGCAAAG ATACAAAGTATTAAATGCCAGTGTCATCCCTGAGGGACAGTTCATTGACAACAAAAAGGCCTCAGAGAAACTCTTGGGCTCTATTGATGTCGACCACACACAGTATAAATTTGGACACACCAAG GTGTTCTTTAAAGCTGGTCTGCTGGGTACTCTTGAAGAGATGAGAGATGAGAAACTAGCCTCGCTGGTAACCATGACTCAGGCCCTTTGCCGTGGATATGTAATGAGGAAGGAGTTTGTCAAAATGATGGAAAGGAG AGAATCAATTTATTGCATTCAATACAACATCCGCTCATTCGTGAATGTGAAACACTGGCCATGGATGAAGCTGTACTTCAAGATTAAACCTCTTCTGAAGAGTGCAGAGACAGAGAAAGAAATGGCAGCCATGAAGGAGAACTATGAGAAAATGAAGGAGGATCTAGCAAAGGCACTAGCGAAAAAGAAGGAGCTTGAGGAGAAAATGGTGTCACTCCTGCAGGAGAAAAATGATCTTCAACTGCAAGTAGCATCT GAAGCTGACAATCTATCTGATGCTGAGGAGAGGTGTGAAGGTCTTATCAAAAGCAAGATTCAGCTCGAGGCCAAACTCAAAGAGTCAACCGAGAGACTGGAGGATGAGGAGGAGATCAATGCTGAACTGACTGCTAAGAAGAGGAAACTAGAAGATGAATGCTCTGAACTGAAGAAAGATATTGATGACCTGGAGCTCACCTTGGCCAAAGTGGAAAAGGAGAAACATGCAACAGAAAACAAG GTCAAAAACCTGACTGAGGAGATGGCCTCTCAGGATGAGAGTATTGCCAAGCTGACCAAAGAGAAGAAAGCCCTCCAAGAGGCACACCAGCAAACCCTTGATGACCTTCAAGCAGAGGAAGACAAAGTCAACACTCTGACTAAAGCTAAGACAAAACTTGAGCAGCAAGTGGATGAT CTTGAGGGTTCACTGGAGCAAGAGAAGAAGCTCCGTATGGACCTTGAGAGAGCAAAGAGAAAGCTTGAGGGTGATCTAAAACTGACCCAGGAATCTATAATGGAcctggaaaatgacaaacagcAATCAGACGAAAAGATCAAAAA GAAAGACTTTGAGATAAGTCAGCTTCTCAGCAAGATTGAAGATGAACAGTCTTTGGGGGCACAGCTTCAGAAGAAAATCAAAGAACTTCAG gCCCGCATTGAGGAGCTGGAGGAGGAAATCGAGGCAGAGCGAGCTGCTCGTGCTAAAGTGGAGAAGCAGAGAGCTGATCTCTCCAGGGAACTTGAAGAAATCAGTGAGAGGCTTGAGGAAGCTGGTGGTGCCACTTCTGCCCAGATTGAGATGAATAAGAAGCGGGAAGCAGAATTCCAGAAGTTGCGTCGTGATCTGGAAGAGTCCACCTTACAACATGAGGCTACAGCGGCCGCTCTCCGAAAGAAGCAGGCAGACAGTGTGGCCGAGCTCGGAGAACAGATCGACAACCTCCAGCGTGTCAAGCAAAAGCTGGAGAAGGAGAAGAGTGAATACAAGATGGAAATTGATGACTTATCAAGCAACATGGAGGCTGTGGCCAAATCAAAG GGTAACCTAGAGAAGATGTGCCGCACTCTTGAAGACCAACTGAGTGAAATAAAGGCCAAGAATGATGAAAATGTTCGCCAGCTCAATGACACAAGTGCCCAAAAAGCAAGACTTGCCACTGAGAATG GTGAACTGGCTCGCCAGCTGGAGGAGAAAGAAGCTCTTGTTTCTCAGCTGACTAGAGGAAAACAGGCTTTCACTCAGCAGATTGAAGAACTCAAGAGACACGTTGAGGAGGAAGTAAAG GCCAAGAACGCTCTGGCCCATGCTGTCCAGTCTGCTCGCCATGACTGTGATTTGCTCAGAGAGCAGTTTGAAGAGGAACAAGAGGCAAAAGGTGAACTTCAGCGTGGCATGTCTAAGGCCAACAGTGAGGTGGCTCAGTGGAGAACCAAATATGAGACTGATGCTATCCAGCGCACTGAGGAGCTTGAGGAAGCCAA GAAAAAATTGGCCCAGCGTCTGCAAGAAGCTGAAGAATCAATTGAGGCTGTAAATTCCAAGTGTGCTTCTCTGGAAAAGACCAAGCAGAGATTGCTGGGTGAAGTCGAGGACCTTATGATTGATGTGGAGAGAGCAAATGCATTGGCCGCGAACCTGGACAAGAAGCAGAGAAACTTTGACAAG GTCCTGGCAGAGTGGAAACAGAAGTATGAGGAAGGTCAGGCTGAGCTAGAAGGTGCTCAGAAAGAAGCTCGTTCTCTCAGCACTGAGCTCTTCAAGATGAAGAACTCCTATGAGGAAACTCTTGATCACCTGGAGACTCTGAAGAGGGAGAACAAGAATTTGCAAC AGGAGATTTCTGACCTTACGGAGCAGCTTGGAGAGACCGGAAAGAGCATTCATGAGTTAGAGAAAGCCAAGAAAACAGTGGAGTCTGAGAAAGCAGAGATCCAGACTGCGCTTGAAGAAGCTGAG GGCACTTTGGAACATGAAGAATCCAAGATTATTCGTGTCCAGCTGGAGCTGAGCCAGGTCAAGAGTGAAATTGACAGAAAACTTGCTGAAAAAGATGAGGAGATTGAGCAGATCAAAAGGAACAGCCAAAGAGTTATTGATTCCATGCAAAGCACTTTGGACTCTGAGGTCAGGAGCAGAAACGATGCCCTGAGAGTCAAGAAGAAGATGGAGGGAGATCTCAATGAGATGGAGATTCAGTTGAGTCATGCAAACCGCCAGGCTGCTGAGGCCCAGAAACAGCTGAGGAACGTCCAAGGCCAACTCAAG GATGCCCAACTGCACCTTGATGAAGCCATCAGAGGTCAGGAAGACATGAAGGAACAGGCTGCAATGGTGGAGCGCAGGAATAACCTGATGCAAGCAGAGATTGAGGAACTGAGAGTAGCACTGGAGCAAGCTGAGAGAGGCCGCAAAGTGGCTGAGCAGGAGCTTGTGGATGCCAGTGAGCGCGTAGGACTGCTGCATTCTCAG AATACAAGTCTTATTAACACCAAGAAGAAGCTTGAGAGTGATCTGGTCCAGGTTCAAGGTGAGGTGGATGATTCGGTCCAGGAGGCCAGAAATGCAGAGGAGAAAGCCAAGAAGGCCATCACTGAT GCAGCAATGATGGCTGAAGAGCTAAAGAAGGAGCAGGACACTAGTGCTCATCTCGAGAGGATGAAGAAGAACCTAGAGGTTACTGTCAAAGACCTACAGCATCGTCTGGATGAGGCTGAAAGTCTGGCCATGAAAGGTGGAAAAAAACAGCTGCAGAAACTGGAGTCCAGG GTGCGTGAGCTGGAGTCTGAAGTTGAGTCTGAACAGAGACGTAGTGCTGAAGCTGTTAAAGGAGTGCGCAAATACGAGAGGAGAGTGAAGGAGCTCACCTACCAG ACTGAAGAAGACAAGAAGAATGTGAACAGACTGCAGGATCTGGTGGACAAGCTGCAGCTGAAAGTCAAGGCCTACAAGCGTCAAGCTGAGGAAGCT GAGGAGCAGGCCAACACTCACCTGTCAAGGTACAGGAAGGTGCAACATGAGATGGAGGAGGCTCAGGAGCGCGCTGACATTGCAGAGTCCCAGGTCAACAAACTGAGAGCGAAGAGCCGTGACATTGGAAAG AGTAAAGATGAAGAATAA